A single Stutzerimonas stutzeri DNA region contains:
- the sdhD gene encoding succinate dehydrogenase, hydrophobic membrane anchor protein, whose protein sequence is MVTNVTNFSRSGLYDWMAQRVSAVVLAAYFLFLIGYLVVNPGLEYAQWQELFSASWMRIFSLLALVALSVHAWVGMWTISTDYLTNMAIGKWATGVRFLFQAVCGIAMFTFFVWGVQILWGI, encoded by the coding sequence ATGGTAACCAACGTCACGAACTTCTCGCGTTCGGGTCTGTATGACTGGATGGCCCAGCGGGTCTCCGCAGTGGTTCTCGCGGCTTATTTTCTTTTCCTGATCGGATACCTGGTTGTGAATCCAGGGCTGGAATACGCCCAGTGGCAGGAGCTTTTTTCGGCCAGCTGGATGCGCATCTTCAGTCTGCTGGCGCTGGTCGCCCTGAGTGTGCATGCATGGGTTGGTATGTGGACGATTTCCACTGACTACCTGACCAACATGGCAATCGGTAAGTGGGCTACCGGTGTGCGTTTCCTCTTCCAGGCAGTGTGTGGCATCGCCATGTTCACGTTCTTCGTCTGGGGTGTGCAGATTCTTTGGGGTATCTGA
- a CDS encoding YkgJ family cysteine cluster protein: MNCRPGCGACCIAPSISSPIPGMPFGKPAGERCMHLSDSNHCALFGQPSRPGVCAAFQADRLVCGDRREDAIRLLGWLEQATA; the protein is encoded by the coding sequence ATGAATTGCCGTCCCGGTTGCGGTGCGTGCTGCATTGCTCCTTCGATCAGTTCGCCGATTCCCGGTATGCCTTTCGGAAAACCGGCCGGCGAGCGCTGTATGCATCTCTCCGACAGCAATCACTGTGCTCTGTTTGGCCAACCGTCCAGGCCGGGCGTTTGTGCGGCGTTTCAGGCAGATCGCCTCGTCTGCGGCGACCGTCGGGAGGATGCGATCCGATTGCTCGGTTGGTTGGAGCAGGCCACGGCCTGA
- a CDS encoding DMT family protein, producing MPIWLQTAALLCVSNLFMTFAWYGHLKTLNGKPWLIAALISWCIALFEYLIMVPANRIGYTELSIGQLKIMQEVITLAIFVPFSVLYMQQPLKLDYLWAGLCLLGAVYFIFRS from the coding sequence ATGCCTATCTGGCTTCAGACTGCTGCCCTGCTCTGCGTCTCCAACCTCTTCATGACCTTCGCGTGGTACGGCCACCTCAAGACGCTCAACGGGAAGCCCTGGCTGATCGCCGCGTTGATCAGTTGGTGCATCGCCCTGTTCGAATACCTGATCATGGTGCCAGCCAACCGCATTGGATACACCGAACTGTCCATCGGCCAGCTAAAGATCATGCAGGAGGTAATCACCCTCGCGATCTTCGTGCCGTTCAGCGTCCTGTACATGCAGCAACCCTTGAAGCTCGACTATCTCTGGGCCGGCCTGTGTCTGCTGGGGGCGGTTTATTTCATCTTCCGATCGTGA
- the gltA gene encoding citrate synthase, with protein MADNKAQLIIEGADAIELPVLTGTVGPDVIDVRGLTSTGRFTFDPGFMSTASCESKITYIDGDKGILLHRGYPIEQLAEKADYLETCYLLLNGELPTAEEKAKFISTVKNHTMVHEQLKSFLNGFRRDAHPMAIMCGVVGALSAFYHDSLDINDPHHREISAVRLVAKMPTLAAMVYKYSMGQPMMYPRNDLNYAENFLHMMFNTPCEVKPISPVLAKAMDRIFILHADHEQNASTSTVRLAGSTGANPFACIAAGIAALWGPAHGGANEAVLTMLDEIGDVSNIETFLAKAKDKNDPFKLMGFGHRVYKNFDPRAKVMKQTCDEVLGELGINDPQLELAMKLEEIALNDPYFAERNLYPNVDFYSGIILKAIGIPTSMFTVIFALARTVGWISHWKEMIAMGQKIGRPRQLYTGHPQRDLPR; from the coding sequence ATGGCTGACAACAAAGCGCAGTTGATCATCGAGGGCGCTGATGCCATCGAACTGCCCGTTTTAACCGGCACCGTAGGGCCTGACGTAATCGATGTTCGAGGCCTGACCTCCACGGGTCGCTTCACCTTCGATCCCGGCTTCATGTCCACCGCCTCTTGCGAATCCAAGATCACCTATATAGACGGTGACAAAGGAATTCTGCTGCATCGCGGCTACCCGATCGAGCAGCTGGCCGAAAAGGCCGATTACCTCGAGACCTGCTACCTCCTGCTGAACGGCGAACTGCCCACCGCCGAGGAAAAAGCAAAGTTCATCAGCACGGTCAAGAACCACACGATGGTTCACGAGCAGCTCAAGTCGTTCCTTAATGGTTTCCGTCGCGATGCACACCCGATGGCCATCATGTGCGGCGTAGTCGGCGCGCTCTCGGCCTTCTATCACGACTCGCTGGACATCAACGACCCGCACCACCGCGAAATTTCTGCGGTCCGCCTGGTCGCCAAGATGCCGACCCTGGCCGCCATGGTCTACAAGTACTCCATGGGTCAGCCGATGATGTATCCGCGAAACGACCTGAACTATGCTGAAAACTTCCTGCACATGATGTTCAACACACCATGCGAAGTGAAGCCGATCAGCCCCGTTCTGGCCAAGGCCATGGACCGCATCTTCATTCTGCACGCTGACCACGAGCAAAACGCCTCCACGTCCACCGTTCGCCTGGCGGGCTCCACCGGCGCCAACCCGTTCGCCTGTATCGCCGCCGGTATCGCAGCCCTCTGGGGCCCGGCACACGGCGGTGCGAACGAAGCAGTTCTCACCATGCTGGACGAGATTGGCGACGTATCGAACATCGAGACCTTCCTGGCCAAGGCCAAGGACAAGAACGATCCGTTCAAACTCATGGGCTTCGGCCACCGGGTTTACAAGAACTTCGATCCGCGCGCGAAGGTCATGAAGCAGACCTGCGACGAAGTCCTGGGCGAACTGGGCATCAACGATCCCCAGCTCGAACTGGCGATGAAGCTGGAAGAAATCGCTCTCAACGATCCCTACTTCGCAGAACGCAACCTGTATCCGAACGTCGATTTCTACTCGGGGATCATCCTCAAGGCCATCGGCATCCCGACCAGCATGTTCACCGTAATCTTCGCTCTGGCGCGGACCGTCGGCTGGATCTCGCACTGGAAGGAAATGATCGCGATGGGCCAGAAGATCGGCCGCCCGCGTCAGCTGTACACCGGCCATCCGCAGCGCGACCTGCCTCGCTGA
- the sdhA gene encoding succinate dehydrogenase flavoprotein subunit has product MASIRTLSYDAIIIGGGGAGMRAALQLAQGGHKTAVVTKVFPTRSHTVSAQGGITCAIASADPNDDWRWHMYDTVKGSDYIGDQDAIEYMCSVGPEAVFELEHMGLPFSRTEQGRIYQRPFGGQSKDYGKGGQAARTCAAADRTGHALLHTLYQANLKAGTSFLNEWYGVDLVKNQDGAIVGIIAICIENGETVYIRSKAVVLATGGAGRIYASTTNALINTGDGVGMALRAGVPVQDIEMWQFHPTGIAGAGVLVTEGCRGEGGYLINKHGERFMERYAPNAKDLAGRDVVARSMVKEILAGNGCGPDGDHVMLKLDHLGEEVLHSRLPGICELSKTFAHVDPVTAPVPVVPTCHYMMGGIATNIHGQAMTQDANGNDKIIEGLFAVGEVACVSVHGANRLGGNSLLDLVVFGRAAGLHLEKALKEGIEHRGATETDLDVALNRLASLNERTAGEDVASLRKELQSCMQNYFGVFRTGEYMQKGIAQLADLRQRIATVKISDKSQAFNTARIEALELQNLLEVAEATAIAAENRKESRGAHAREDFEERDDENWLCHTLYFPGEKRVAKRAVNFSPKTVPTFEPKVRTY; this is encoded by the coding sequence ATGGCTAGCATTCGTACTCTTTCTTATGACGCCATCATTATTGGTGGCGGTGGCGCGGGCATGCGCGCCGCGCTGCAGTTGGCCCAGGGCGGCCATAAAACTGCGGTGGTGACCAAGGTCTTTCCGACTCGCTCGCACACCGTTTCCGCACAGGGTGGCATCACCTGCGCCATCGCATCGGCCGATCCGAACGATGATTGGCGCTGGCATATGTACGATACCGTCAAGGGCTCCGACTATATCGGTGACCAGGACGCTATCGAATACATGTGCTCCGTTGGCCCTGAGGCCGTGTTCGAGCTGGAGCACATGGGGCTGCCGTTCTCGCGTACCGAACAGGGGCGTATCTACCAGCGTCCGTTCGGCGGCCAGTCGAAAGACTATGGCAAGGGCGGCCAGGCGGCTCGTACCTGTGCTGCCGCTGACCGTACCGGCCACGCGTTGCTGCACACCCTCTATCAGGCCAACCTCAAGGCAGGTACGTCCTTCCTGAACGAGTGGTACGGCGTGGATCTGGTGAAGAATCAGGATGGCGCCATTGTCGGCATCATCGCGATCTGCATCGAAAATGGTGAAACGGTCTATATCCGTTCCAAGGCCGTGGTTCTGGCTACTGGCGGCGCGGGTCGCATCTACGCATCGACCACCAATGCCCTGATCAATACCGGCGACGGTGTTGGCATGGCGCTGCGTGCTGGTGTGCCGGTGCAGGACATCGAGATGTGGCAGTTCCACCCGACCGGCATCGCCGGCGCCGGCGTGCTGGTGACCGAAGGCTGCCGTGGTGAGGGCGGTTATCTGATCAACAAGCACGGCGAGCGTTTCATGGAGCGTTATGCTCCTAACGCGAAAGACCTGGCGGGTCGCGACGTGGTCGCTCGTTCAATGGTCAAGGAAATCCTGGCCGGCAACGGCTGCGGTCCGGATGGCGACCATGTGATGCTGAAGCTCGACCATCTTGGCGAAGAAGTGCTGCATAGCCGCCTGCCAGGTATCTGCGAGCTGTCGAAGACATTCGCCCATGTCGATCCGGTGACTGCTCCGGTCCCTGTGGTACCGACCTGCCACTACATGATGGGCGGCATCGCCACCAACATTCATGGCCAGGCCATGACTCAGGACGCCAACGGCAACGACAAGATCATTGAAGGCTTGTTCGCGGTGGGCGAAGTGGCATGCGTATCCGTGCATGGCGCGAACCGTCTCGGCGGCAACTCGCTGCTGGACCTGGTGGTGTTCGGTCGTGCGGCCGGCCTGCATCTGGAGAAGGCGCTGAAGGAAGGGATCGAGCACCGCGGTGCTACCGAAACCGATCTGGACGTCGCGCTGAATCGCCTGGCCAGCCTGAACGAGCGGACGGCTGGCGAAGACGTCGCGTCGTTGCGCAAAGAGCTGCAGAGCTGCATGCAGAACTACTTCGGTGTATTCCGTACTGGCGAATACATGCAGAAGGGTATCGCTCAGCTTGCCGATCTGCGTCAGCGTATCGCTACGGTCAAGATCTCCGACAAGAGCCAGGCCTTCAATACCGCGCGTATCGAAGCGCTGGAATTGCAGAACCTTCTCGAAGTGGCCGAGGCGACTGCCATCGCCGCTGAAAACCGCAAAGAGTCCCGCGGCGCACATGCCCGTGAAGACTTCGAAGAGCGTGATGATGAGAACTGGCTGTGCCACACCCTGTACTTCCCGGGTGAAAAGCGTGTAGCCAAGCGTGCCGTGAACTTCTCTCCGAAGACAGTTCCGACTTTCGAACCCAAGGTCCGGACTTACTGA
- a CDS encoding pyrimidine/purine nucleoside phosphorylase, with protein sequence MFKVNEYFDGTVKSIAFDMAAGPATIGVMAPGDYEFGTNQLEVMHVVAGSLDVKLPGSENYQTFGAGSQFTVPANSTFQLKVASDTAYLCEYR encoded by the coding sequence ATGTTCAAGGTCAACGAGTACTTCGACGGCACCGTCAAATCCATCGCCTTCGACATGGCGGCAGGCCCGGCCACCATCGGTGTGATGGCCCCCGGCGATTATGAATTCGGTACGAACCAGCTGGAAGTCATGCACGTGGTCGCAGGCAGCCTGGACGTGAAGCTGCCCGGAAGCGAGAACTATCAAACCTTCGGCGCAGGCAGCCAGTTCACCGTGCCTGCGAACAGCACGTTTCAACTGAAGGTTGCCAGCGATACGGCCTACCTTTGCGAGTATCGCTGA
- the sdhC gene encoding succinate dehydrogenase, cytochrome b556 subunit has translation MKSQRPVNLDLRTIKLPITAYTSILHRISGVILFVGVAILLLALDTSLSSAEGFEEVKAYLGSPLAKLVVWVLLSALLYHLVAGVRHLVMDTGHGETLEGGKLGSKIVLAVSAVLIVLAGVWIW, from the coding sequence GTGAAAAGCCAACGACCTGTAAACCTAGATCTTAGGACAATAAAACTCCCGATCACTGCTTACACCTCAATCCTTCATCGCATCTCCGGCGTGATTCTGTTTGTGGGTGTAGCCATTCTGCTGCTTGCGCTGGATACCTCGCTTTCTTCTGCCGAAGGCTTCGAAGAGGTAAAGGCGTATCTTGGCAGTCCGCTGGCGAAGCTCGTGGTCTGGGTGCTGCTGTCCGCATTGCTGTATCACCTGGTGGCCGGTGTACGTCATCTGGTCATGGACACCGGGCATGGTGAGACGCTGGAAGGCGGCAAGCTGGGCTCGAAAATCGTTCTGGCCGTTTCGGCGGTACTGATCGTTCTGGCTGGAGTGTGGATATGGTAA
- a CDS encoding flagellar protein FliT, whose protein sequence is MPSRTQAFATLTGKLRDALAAGDWAAIATLDEECRALVASLRDEDASDVGLRDQLESLTNLYGELQHSGRNERERLIGELTRLSQSKHVNQAYTPLD, encoded by the coding sequence ATGCCGTCACGCACTCAGGCGTTTGCCACACTCACCGGAAAGCTTCGCGATGCGTTGGCCGCAGGGGATTGGGCTGCGATAGCGACGCTGGATGAGGAATGCCGCGCCCTGGTCGCGTCGTTGCGCGACGAAGATGCGTCGGACGTCGGACTCCGGGATCAACTCGAGTCGTTGACTAATCTGTACGGCGAACTCCAGCACTCTGGTCGCAACGAGCGGGAGCGGTTGATCGGTGAGCTGACTCGCTTGAGCCAGTCGAAGCACGTCAATCAAGCCTACACCCCGCTGGACTGA